The genomic region CAGCACGGCGTCCTCTCGTGTCACAGGTGGGTCCGCGGGGTCGCGGGGGTGACAACGGGCGCGACGAGCCGTGCAGGCGAGTGCGACGTCGTTGTCGATCCGCACCAAACCAGACGTTCTCAGCACATGTCAACAGGTGGTCCGGACCTCGAGACCGTCCGCCTGCGCGACCACCACGGAGCCCTCCCGGTCGACCTCGACGCGCAGCTCGGCGCCCCCTGCGCGCAGGCCCGAGACGTGCAGCGCGCCGAACGGTGCGGGGCGAGCGGGACGCACCGACACGTACCCCTCCGGCACGTGCGCCTCGAGGCCCAGCGCCGAGGTGAGCAGCACGACGGCGGCGGCGGCGGACCACGCCTGCGGCCGGCACGCCGCCGGGTAGGGGACGGTCCTCGGCACCTCGTCGCGCGGCAGGCCGGCGAAGAGCTCGGGCATGCGGTCGTCGAAGTCCACCGCGGCGGCGAGGAGTCCCGCCATCAGCGGCTCGGCCGTCGTCGAGAGACCGGCGCGCGCCAGGCCCGCCACGGCGATGGCGGTGTCGTGGGGCCAGACCGAGCCGCAGTGGTAGCTCAGCGGTGAGTAGCCCCCCATGCGTGTCGACATCGTGCGCAGCCCGGACCCGCTGCTCATGTCGGTGCCCACCAACCGGTCCGCGACGAGAGCGGTCTCCTCCTCGTCGAGCAGCCCGGTGCCGAGCAGGTGTCCCAGGTTGCTCGTGACCGAGTCGACGAGCCGGCCGTCGCCGTCCAGCGCGAGGGCGGGGAAGCGACCCTGGCCGTCCGAGGTCCAGAACCGCTCGCGGAACCGCGCGGCCATGTCCGCGGCGTAGGAGCGCCAGCGCTCGGCGCCCGGCCGCCCGAACGCGTCGAGGAGCGCGGCACCGGACAGCGCCGCCTCGCACGCGTACGCCTGTGCCTCGCACAGCGCCACCGGACCGGCCGCGCGTGTGCCGTCTGCGAAGCGGATGCTGTCGCCCGAGTCCTTCCAGCCCTGGTTGGCGAGGCCGGACCCGGTCTCGTCGACGTACTCGAGGAACCCGTCGCCGTCGGGGTCGCCGTGGGCCGGCATCCACTCGAGCGCCCGCTCCATCGCCGGCAGCAGCGCGCGCACCTCGTCCTCGGGCAGCCCCCACCGCCACGCGTCGTGGAGCAGGCAGACCCACAGCGGGGTGGCGTCGACCGTGCCGAAGTAGAGCGGCGGCAGCTGCATGCGCTCGGCGTCGTGCACGGTCGCCACGCGGCGTAGCTCGTGGGGGATCTTCCCCGGCGCCTCGGCGGTGCGCGGGTCGACCGTCGTGCCCTGCCGCGCGGCGAGCGCCCGCAGGGTGCCGCCGGCCAGACGGGTGCCGAGCGGCAGCAGCATCCGCGCGGCCCAGATGCCGTCGCGCCCGAAGAGGGTGAAGAACCACGGCGCACCAGCGGCGAGGAAGACGTCGTCCGGGGAGTCGGCCGGAGCCATGCGCAGGGCGTCGAGGTCGTCGAGGGCGCGCGCGACGAAGGCCCGGAGCCGCCGGTCGTCGGCGGTGACCTCAGGGGTGCTCCACGTCGGTGCCGCCGGTGCCGACACCACCGGGGCGTCGGCGGTCAAGGCCCGCACCTGCCACCGCACGGCGGTCGACGCTCTCGGCCCGACCGACAGCTCCCACGTGAGGTACGCGGTGGTGCCCTC from Motilibacter peucedani harbors:
- a CDS encoding amylo-alpha-1,6-glucosidase; its protein translation is MDVARQPLLHDLVATLRAPSAALSAPSGQVLPGGVQGVFAGDVRVVSRAEVRVGGEPPEPVAGGPLGADHALFVGLTRALGDPGPDPTVRLERERHAVVDGSDEELRLVSTAAAPVATSLSVAVEVDLAAMEVVKSGGTAAPLAPSTGASGLEWSDGTTVVRVSAPGADVRVEGTTAYLTWELSVGPRASTAVRWQVRALTADAPVVSAPAAPTWSTPEVTADDRRLRAFVARALDDLDALRMAPADSPDDVFLAAGAPWFFTLFGRDGIWAARMLLPLGTRLAGGTLRALAARQGTTVDPRTAEAPGKIPHELRRVATVHDAERMQLPPLYFGTVDATPLWVCLLHDAWRWGLPEDEVRALLPAMERALEWMPAHGDPDGDGFLEYVDETGSGLANQGWKDSGDSIRFADGTRAAGPVALCEAQAYACEAALSGAALLDAFGRPGAERWRSYAADMAARFRERFWTSDGQGRFPALALDGDGRLVDSVTSNLGHLLGTGLLDEEETALVADRLVGTDMSSGSGLRTMSTRMGGYSPLSYHCGSVWPHDTAIAVAGLARAGLSTTAEPLMAGLLAAAVDFDDRMPELFAGLPRDEVPRTVPYPAACRPQAWSAAAAVVLLTSALGLEAHVPEGYVSVRPARPAPFGALHVSGLRAGGAELRVEVDREGSVVVAQADGLEVRTTC